In the Tenuifilum sp. 4138str genome, TTTTTATATTTTTCATAAAAGAAAAATCATTATAATACCAATTGCTATAGCTGCTACAAAACTTACAACATTCCTAAGGATACTTACCTTCCATCCAAAAAACTTAGCTTCCACCGGAAGGGTTATTAACCCTACCATTGTAAGGGTGGTGATGAATATTGCGACCGTGGAGTATTCAACTCCGTTAACAATAAGAATCTTGCAAAGCGGGAATGCAATAAATCCTGGGATAAGCGATACCGAACCAATGACTGCAGCAATAAAGTAGCCTTTAATGCCTGAATCCTTCCCTATTAGGCTGGCCAGAGTATTGTTTGGAATGATAAAGAACATAATACTAACCAGTGCCAGCATTGTAACCAGAGCTGGCAACAATTTGAGAAACATCTTTAGCCCCCGAGTGACACCTCTAATGGTCTTTTGAGCATCAGCAAGCAACGATACCACTAGAAGCACAGAAACCACTATGGTTAACCCAATCATTATATTGTGTTTGAGGGTTATAAATTGAAATCAAAAAATACAATTCTGATATTACATTTCCCCATGAAGATTCGGGCTATATTTTAAATTGATGGGCTTTAGAACATCAATTGCAACCATACCGGATGCTATCCACATCCGGTGATGGTGCAATACATGCTTTACGTATAAAGTTATCAAAATCTTTCATGGCTAAAAGAAATAGCCATATATAAGGCCCGAAATGGTTGCCATTACCACAACTAAAAGAACGTAAACGGCTGTTTTCTTAGTTCCAATCACGCCTCTGATTACAAGCATGTTGGGTAGCGATAGCGATGGCCCTGCAAGGAGTAGAGCCAGAGCAGGCCCTTTACCCATACCGGAAGCAAGTAGCCCTTGGAGTATGGGAACCTCGGTTAGGGTGGCAAAGTACATAAATGCCCCTACAATGGATGCAAAAAAGTTGGCAAATATTGAGTTGCCACCTACCAGGTAGGCAATCCACTCGTTGGGTATAACCCCTGCTATGGTTTGCCCATCGTGTGTCGATCCAAGTAGGAATCCGGCAGTAACCACCCCTACTGCTAGTAGTGGCATGATTTGCTTTGCAAATCCCCACGAGGCTATTGTCCATTCCTTATTCTCGTCATCATTTTTATCCTTTAGGGTGATAAAGGCTAAAGCAATAATCCCTACCAGCATGGGTACAAGCGGGAGTACTTTGGGATCGGCGATGTACATATTAGCCAGTATTACTGACAACAATGTGGCACCAATAGCTCCGGCTACCCATTGCCATTTTATTTTAAGGATATAGATTAAAGAGTAAGCGAGCAATAGGCCGAAAAACCCGGTAATGTACCACTTGTAGGTGTATAGATAATACCATGCACTCGATGTATCGTCGGCAGCAGGCTTTCCCCAGTTGGCAAAAACAAGTATTAGTACCAGCGTGAAGAAGTGGAATGAAGTTTGCCACATGGGGCGTTTTTCGGGAGGTAGAACTATGTTCATTTGTCCTTCGCGTTTAGCTTGTTCCTCCTTGCGGTAGATTAGTGACATGGCTATGCCAATAATTACACTGAATGCAATAGCCCCAACAGTTCGGGCAATACCCATTTCAATGCCCAAAATGCGGGCTGTGAGAATAATGGCTAGAATGTTGATTGCAGGGCCGGAGTACAGAAAGGCAATGGCTGGCCCTAGACCCGCTCCGCGTTTGTGTATACTGGAGAAAAGGGGTAGGATTGTGCAGCTGCAAACAGCCAGTATGGTACCCGATACTGCTGCAACAGTGTAGGCAAGCCATTTTTTTGCATTAGCTCCAAAGTACCTTAATACTGAGCCCTGGCTCACAAAAACAGAAATAACCCCTGCAATAAAGAACGCGGGTAGCAGGCATAGCACAACGTGTTCACGGGCGTACCAACGCGTTAAATCAAGCGTGGCATCAATGGCTGTTCTGAAGGTTGCATTATCAATCGGCATGAAAAAGGCAAATGCAAAGAAGAAAATTATCCAGAACAGTATTTGTAATTCCTTTTTGTTTTCCATTTCAAGGTTTGTTTAAAATTGCTATAAAAGAAAAATGCTTAGGTAGTAAATTCCAACGCCTATAAAGACAACGGCTACCACACGCCTAAACCATAGCTCAAAGGTTTTTACCTTATTGTATAGGTTCCCAATGCCATGTACTGTAAATGCAATAAAGTATGCAAATATGATAACTGGCAAACCTGTGCCAAGCGCATATATGACCGGTAAGTATAACCCTTTAGCGCTGTATATTGTTATGGGTATTAGCATTCCAAAGTAGAGCACTCCGCTATAGGGGCAAAAGGCTAAAGCAAAAGCCATTCCCATAATTAGTACACTAAGAAAGTTTCCGCTTTTGGCTTTTTCTCCAAAATTTTCAGTAAGTTTTCCTGCCCCGCCCAGCTTAATCTTTATAATATCGAGCATGAACAGACCAATAATAATAAGTGCGGGTCCAATTATACGTTCACCGTACTTATTTAAAAAGCCAGCTATTTTAAATTGGCTCGCCCCAAAAAAGAATAACAACCCAATGGCTGTATAGGTAATGGCTCTGCCTAAGGTGTAAACCAGGCCGCTGTAGAATACCCTGCGTTGGTTCTCAATATCCTTACTGATATATGCTATAGCGGTGATATTGGTTGCCAGGGGGCAAGGACTTATGGCCGTTGCCAACCCTAGCAAAAAAGCGGTTAGTATTGGAATGTTCGAGCTGTAAATGAAATCCTGAATAAAATCCATGGCTAACCATTGATAAGTTTTTTAACTTCGTTGGATAGTTCCTCCCTGAATTTATCGGGGTTGCGACGTGCTGTTCCAAATGCCATATTAGTAAGGTTGATCACCTTATCGCCCTTTACAAGCAGCAGCGATGAACCATATACTCCATACTTTTCGCAAATCTGCTTGTTTCGTCCTTCGTCGGCATTAATAACCTGTAGCTCTACCTTTCCTTCTTCTGCCTCTTTTTTAAGGTTTATTTCAAAGGTTGCTTTGGTTTCATTTTCAATGGCAATACAAGTTGGACAGCGATGTTCGCCATGGAAGTAGTAAACGGTAACAGGGTTTCCACTACCATCAGTGCTAGCAATACTGTTTTTTTCGCCAGAATTTCCCATGCAGCTTGCAATGGTTAAACTTGCCACTGCAAGCAAAAAGTATTTTAGCGCTTTCATATTTACTGCTGGCTTTTGGTTATAATTTCCTTTAGTTCCTTTGCATCGGGAACTCGGCCCGATAGAACAACTTTCTCGTTAATAACAAGCGCTGGGGTACGCATAACTCCGTAGTTCATTATATCCACAATGTCCTCAACCTTTGTGATGGTTGCCTGAACTCCAAGTTCATTAATTGCATTCTGGGTAGCCTGTTCA is a window encoding:
- a CDS encoding permease; this encodes MIGLTIVVSVLLVVSLLADAQKTIRGVTRGLKMFLKLLPALVTMLALVSIMFFIIPNNTLASLIGKDSGIKGYFIAAVIGSVSLIPGFIAFPLCKILIVNGVEYSTVAIFITTLTMVGLITLPVEAKFFGWKVSILRNVVSFVAAIAIGIIMIFLL
- a CDS encoding permease, giving the protein MENKKELQILFWIIFFFAFAFFMPIDNATFRTAIDATLDLTRWYAREHVVLCLLPAFFIAGVISVFVSQGSVLRYFGANAKKWLAYTVAAVSGTILAVCSCTILPLFSSIHKRGAGLGPAIAFLYSGPAINILAIILTARILGIEMGIARTVGAIAFSVIIGIAMSLIYRKEEQAKREGQMNIVLPPEKRPMWQTSFHFFTLVLILVFANWGKPAADDTSSAWYYLYTYKWYITGFFGLLLAYSLIYILKIKWQWVAGAIGATLLSVILANMYIADPKVLPLVPMLVGIIALAFITLKDKNDDENKEWTIASWGFAKQIMPLLAVGVVTAGFLLGSTHDGQTIAGVIPNEWIAYLVGGNSIFANFFASIVGAFMYFATLTEVPILQGLLASGMGKGPALALLLAGPSLSLPNMLVIRGVIGTKKTAVYVLLVVVMATISGLIYGYFF
- a CDS encoding aromatic aminobenezylarsenical efflux permease ArsG family transporter, producing MDFIQDFIYSSNIPILTAFLLGLATAISPCPLATNITAIAYISKDIENQRRVFYSGLVYTLGRAITYTAIGLLFFFGASQFKIAGFLNKYGERIIGPALIIIGLFMLDIIKIKLGGAGKLTENFGEKAKSGNFLSVLIMGMAFALAFCPYSGVLYFGMLIPITIYSAKGLYLPVIYALGTGLPVIIFAYFIAFTVHGIGNLYNKVKTFELWFRRVVAVVFIGVGIYYLSIFLL
- a CDS encoding nitrophenyl compound nitroreductase subunit ArsF family protein, encoding MKALKYFLLAVASLTIASCMGNSGEKNSIASTDGSGNPVTVYYFHGEHRCPTCIAIENETKATFEINLKKEAEEGKVELQVINADEGRNKQICEKYGVYGSSLLLVKGDKVINLTNMAFGTARRNPDKFREELSNEVKKLING
- a CDS encoding thioredoxin family protein, with protein sequence MEIKVLGTGCPKCKALEQATQNAINELGVQATITKVEDIVDIMNYGVMRTPALVINEKVVLSGRVPDAKELKEIITKSQQ